The Camelina sativa cultivar DH55 chromosome 14, Cs, whole genome shotgun sequence genome includes a window with the following:
- the LOC104738617 gene encoding actin-depolymerizing factor 10 — MANSASGMHVSDECKLKFLELKAKRNYRYIIFKIDEKAQQVMIDKLGNPEETYDDFTGSIPEDECRYAVYDFDFTTPENCQKSKIFFIAWSPDTSRVRSKMLYASSKDRFKREMDGIQVELQATDPSEMSLDIIKGRVNL; from the exons ATG GCTAACTCAGCTTCTGGGATGCATGTAAGCGATGAGTGCAAGCTCAAATTCTTGGAGTTGAAAGCAAAGAGAAATTATAGGtacattattttcaaaatcgaTGAGAAGGCTCAGCAAGTTATGATAGACAAGCTTGGGAATCCAGAAGAAACTTACGACGATTTCACCGGATCTATTCCAGAGGACGAGTGCCGATATGCTGTCTATGACTTTGATTTCACCACTCCTGAGAATTGCCAGAAGAGCAAGATCTTTTTCATCGCATG GTCACCTGATACATCAAGAGTGAGGAGTAAGATGTTGTATGCAAGCTCCAAGGACAGATTCAAGAGGGAAATGGATGGGATTCAAGTTGAATTGCAAGCAACAGATCCTAGCGAGATGAGCCTCGACATCATCAAGGGACGAGTCAATCTCTGA
- the LOC104738616 gene encoding probable serine/threonine-protein kinase At5g41260 isoform X1, producing the protein MGGQSSKIVTCCWNSSHKTAALEAPYVENAEIESEVTDVPSFSEYTLEELKIATSGFALENVVSEHGETAPNVVYQGKLVTHKKIAIKRFSGTSWPDPRHFLEEAISVGQLRSKRMANLLGYCCEGGERLLVAEFMPNETLAKHLFHWEIQPMKWTMRLRVVLYISEALEYCSNKGHALYHDFNAYRVLFDEECNPRLSTFGLMKNRRDGKSYTTNLAFTPPEYLRTGRITAESVIYSFGTLLLDLLTGKHIPPSHALDLIRHRDLQTLTDSCLEGQLSDSDGMELIRLASRCLQHETRERPNIKSLVNALISLQKDTEVPSYVLMGMPQSGTFALPPSPFAEACSRQDLTAMLEFLDKIGYKDDEDLSFLWTEQMQEAINSKKKGDIAFRRKDFSEAIEFYTQFLDLGMSSATVFVRRSLSYLMSNMAKEALDDAMKAQGISPVWYVALYLQSVALAVLGMEKESQIALTEGSNLEAKKISASTQN; encoded by the exons ATGGGAGGTCAAAGCTCAAAGATTGTTACATGTTGTTGGAATTCATCTCACAAGACTGCTGCTCTTGAAGCTCCATATGTTG AAAACGCAGAGATTGAGAGTGAGGTAACAGATGTTCCGTCTTTTAGTGAATACACACTAGAAGAGCTTAAGATCGCCACCTCTGGTTTCGCTTTGGAGAATGTTGTATCTGAACATGGAGAAACAGCTCCAAATGTTGTCTATCAAGGGAAACTGGTGACTCATAAGAAGATTGCCATCAAGCGCTTTTCTGGAACTTCCTGGCCTGATCCACGCCATTTCCTG GAAGAAGCAATATCGGTTGGTCAGCTACGCAGCAAAAGAATGGCCAATTTACTCGGCTATTGTTGTGAAGGCGGTGAGAGATTACTTGTGGCTGAGTTTATGCCTAATGAGACACTAGCCAAACACCTTTTCCACT GGGAAATACAGCCAATGAAATGGACGATGCGACTAAGGGTTGTCTTATACATTTCAGAAGCTCTTGAATACTGTAGTAACAAAGGACACGCGCTATATCATGATTTCAATGCTTACAGAGTTTTGTTTGACGAG GAATGCAATCCAAGACTTTCAACCTTTGGGTTAATGAAGAATCGTCGGGATGGGAAAAGTTATACCACAAATCTTGCTTTCACCCCTCCTGAGTATCTACGAACTG GGAGAATCACAGCAGAGAGTGTAATCTACAGCTTTGGCACTCTTCTGCTTGATCTTCTCACCGGAAAGCATATTCCTCCTAGCCAT GCCCTTGATTTGATTCGACACAGAGACCTTCAGACTCTAACTGATTCCTGCTTGGAGGGACAACTTTCCGACAGTGATGGCATGGAGTTAATACGCCTGGCATCTCGATGTCTTCAGCATGAAACTCGTGAGCGACCAAACATAAAATCGTTAGTCAATGCGCTGATATCTCTCCAGAAAGACACAGAGGTTCCGTCTTATGTTCTAATGGGTATGCCTCAGAGTGGTACTTTTGCGTTACCTCCGTCCCCTTTTGCTGAGGCTTGTTCGAGACAAGACCTGACTGCTATGCTCGAGTTCTTGGATAAAATTGGATACAAAGACGATGAAGAT CTTTCGTTTCTGTGGACGGAGCAGATGCAAGAGGCTATAAACTCGAAGAAAAAAGGCGACATTGCATTCAGAAGGAAAGATTTTAGTGAAGCCATTGAATTTTACACGCAG TTTCTTGATTTGGGAATGAGCTCTGCAACAGTCTTTGTGCGGCGCAGTCTAAGTTACCTGATGAGTAACATGGCGAAAGAAGCTTTAGATGATGCAATGAAGGCTCAAGGCATTTCTCCTGTGTGGTACGTTGCATTGTATCTGCAGTCTGTTGCTCTTGCTGTTCTGGGGATGGAGAAGGAATCTCAGATCGCACTTACTGAAGGATCCAACCTTGAAGCCAAAAAGATTTCAGCTTCCACACAGAACTAA
- the LOC104738616 gene encoding probable serine/threonine-protein kinase At5g41260 isoform X2 produces MANLLGYCCEGGERLLVAEFMPNETLAKHLFHWEIQPMKWTMRLRVVLYISEALEYCSNKGHALYHDFNAYRVLFDEECNPRLSTFGLMKNRRDGKSYTTNLAFTPPEYLRTGRITAESVIYSFGTLLLDLLTGKHIPPSHALDLIRHRDLQTLTDSCLEGQLSDSDGMELIRLASRCLQHETRERPNIKSLVNALISLQKDTEVPSYVLMGMPQSGTFALPPSPFAEACSRQDLTAMLEFLDKIGYKDDEDLSFLWTEQMQEAINSKKKGDIAFRRKDFSEAIEFYTQFLDLGMSSATVFVRRSLSYLMSNMAKEALDDAMKAQGISPVWYVALYLQSVALAVLGMEKESQIALTEGSNLEAKKISASTQN; encoded by the exons ATGGCCAATTTACTCGGCTATTGTTGTGAAGGCGGTGAGAGATTACTTGTGGCTGAGTTTATGCCTAATGAGACACTAGCCAAACACCTTTTCCACT GGGAAATACAGCCAATGAAATGGACGATGCGACTAAGGGTTGTCTTATACATTTCAGAAGCTCTTGAATACTGTAGTAACAAAGGACACGCGCTATATCATGATTTCAATGCTTACAGAGTTTTGTTTGACGAG GAATGCAATCCAAGACTTTCAACCTTTGGGTTAATGAAGAATCGTCGGGATGGGAAAAGTTATACCACAAATCTTGCTTTCACCCCTCCTGAGTATCTACGAACTG GGAGAATCACAGCAGAGAGTGTAATCTACAGCTTTGGCACTCTTCTGCTTGATCTTCTCACCGGAAAGCATATTCCTCCTAGCCAT GCCCTTGATTTGATTCGACACAGAGACCTTCAGACTCTAACTGATTCCTGCTTGGAGGGACAACTTTCCGACAGTGATGGCATGGAGTTAATACGCCTGGCATCTCGATGTCTTCAGCATGAAACTCGTGAGCGACCAAACATAAAATCGTTAGTCAATGCGCTGATATCTCTCCAGAAAGACACAGAGGTTCCGTCTTATGTTCTAATGGGTATGCCTCAGAGTGGTACTTTTGCGTTACCTCCGTCCCCTTTTGCTGAGGCTTGTTCGAGACAAGACCTGACTGCTATGCTCGAGTTCTTGGATAAAATTGGATACAAAGACGATGAAGAT CTTTCGTTTCTGTGGACGGAGCAGATGCAAGAGGCTATAAACTCGAAGAAAAAAGGCGACATTGCATTCAGAAGGAAAGATTTTAGTGAAGCCATTGAATTTTACACGCAG TTTCTTGATTTGGGAATGAGCTCTGCAACAGTCTTTGTGCGGCGCAGTCTAAGTTACCTGATGAGTAACATGGCGAAAGAAGCTTTAGATGATGCAATGAAGGCTCAAGGCATTTCTCCTGTGTGGTACGTTGCATTGTATCTGCAGTCTGTTGCTCTTGCTGTTCTGGGGATGGAGAAGGAATCTCAGATCGCACTTACTGAAGGATCCAACCTTGAAGCCAAAAAGATTTCAGCTTCCACACAGAACTAA
- the LOC104738620 gene encoding uncharacterized protein LOC104738620 (The sequence of the model RefSeq protein was modified relative to this genomic sequence to represent the inferred CDS: added 124 bases not found in genome assembly), which produces MNTESVVEFLGNVPLLQKLPSSSLRKIAKVVLLKRYGKGDYVVREDQTWDGCYFIFEGEAQVSGPAEEDNRSEFLLKQYDYFGLGISGNVHSADIVAMSQLTCLVLPRDHCPLLETNSIWQSDTTVDKCSLVERILHLDPLELNIFRGITLPDAPKFGKVFGGQFVGQALAAASKTVDFLKIVHSLHSYFLLVGDIDIPIIYQVHRIRDGNNFATRRVDAVQKGNIIFILVASFQKEQQGFDHQESTIPSVPDPDTLLSLEELRERRITDPHLPRSYRNKVATANFVPWPIEIRFCEPSNSTNQTKSPPRLNYWFRAKGKLSDDQALHRCVVAFASDLIFSGVGLNPHRRKGLRSAALSLDHAMWFHRPLRADDWLLFVIVSPTAHETRGFVTGEMFNRKGELVVSLTQEALLREARPPKPSVTSKL; this is translated from the exons ATGAACACCGAATCAG TTGTGGAGTTCCTTGGGAACGTCCCTTTACTTCAGAAATTGCCGAGTTCTTCTCTCAGGAAAATCGCTAAAGTTGTTTTGTTGAAACGTTACG GAAAAGGGGATTATGTGGTTCGTGAAGATCAAACTTGGGATGGATGTTACTTTATCTTTGAAGGAGAG gCTCAGGTTTCCGGACCAGCCGAGGAAGATAACCGTTCCGAATTTCTCTTGAAACAATATGATTACTTTGGCCTTG gTATTTCTGGGAACGTTCATTCAGCAGACATTGTTGCTATGTCCCAG CTTACTTGCTTGGTGTTGCCGCGTGATCATTGTCCTTTGCTTGAGACTAACTCAATCTGGCAATCCGATACCACTGTTGACAAATGCTCTTTAGTCGAACGCATTTTGCATCTCGACCCTTTAGAA TTGAATATCTTCAGGGGGATCACACTACCTGATGCTCCCAAATTTGGAAAGGTTTTCGGAGGACAATTTGTCGGACAG GCACTTGCTGCGGCATCAAAAACTGTTGATTTCCTGAAGATAGTCCACAGTTTACACTCCTATTTTCTTCTCGTTGGAGATATTGATA TCCCCATTATTTATCAAGTGCACCGCATACGTGATGGGAACAACTTTGCCACCCGAAGAGTAGATGCAGTACAGAAAGGAAATATCATATTCATCTTGGTTGCATCATTTCAG AAAGAGCAACAAGGATTTGATCATCAGGAGTCAACCATACCCTCCGTGCCGGATCCTGATACG CTTCTATCTCTGGAGGAGTTGCGTGAACGTCGTATAACTGATCCTCATTTACCTAG gAGTTACCGGAATAAAGTTGCCACTGCAAACTTTGTTCCATGGCCTATAGAGATTCGATTTTGTGAGCCCAGCAATTCAACAAATCAGACGAAGTCTCCTCCGAG ATTGAACTATTGGTTTAGAGCAAAGGGAAAGCTTTCTGATGACCAGGCTTTGCACCG ATGTGTCGTTGCATTTGCCTCGGATTTAATATTTTCTGGTGTCGGTTTGAACCCTCACCGCAGAAAGGGCCTGAGATCTGCTGCACTTAGCCTGGACCATGC GATGTGGTTTCACCGACCTCTAAGAGCTGATGACTGGTTGCTATTTGTG ATTGTCAGTCCTACCGCTCATGA
- the LOC104738625 gene encoding rop guanine nucleotide exchange factor 2 isoform X1, with translation MENYSNPEENDDVGSIDPNDQSASETPVYSTMSTDSFAYHRTCSETSGGFSDQIDETSSFCSDVSPSDWPVPVLTESKSTSSNFLSAFIETKKNQNEPEENLAVQEISGPELETMKERFSKLLLGEDMSGSGKGVCTAVTISNAITNLYATVFGQNLRLEPLEIEKKAMWKREMNCLLSVCDYIFEFIPKSQNLSNGATVEVMESRPRADIYINLPALRKLDSMLMEALNSFQKTEFWYAEEGSLSMKSTTRSATGSFRKVIVQRKEEKWWLPIPLVPSEGLSEKARKQLKSKRESTNQIHKAAMAINSSILGEMDIPASYMANLPKSGKASTGDSMYRQMTSSGRFSPEKLLDGLKIGSEYEALQLADRVEASMYTWRRKACLNNSKSSWNMVKDVMSNTERSDKNYALAERAESLLFCLKQRYPELSQTSLDICKIHYNKDVGKAVLESYSRVLEGLAFNIVAWIDDVLYVDKTVRGEEEL, from the exons ATGGAGAATTATTCAAACCCTGAAGAAAACGACGATGTTGGATCCATCGATCCAAATGATCAATCAGCATCTGAAACTCCGGTTTACTCGACGATGAGCACAGATTCTTTTGCTTATCATCGAACATGTTCTGAAACCTCGGGAGGCTTTTCAGACCAAATTGATGAAACCAGCAGCTTCTGCAGTGATGTCTCTCCTAGTGATTGGCCTGTCCCTGTCCTTACCGAATCCAAGTCTACGAGCTCAAATTTTCTATCTGCCTTTATTGAAACGAAAAAGAATCAGAACGAGCCTGAGGAGAATCTTGCGGTCCAAGAAATTTCAGGGCCAG AATTGGAGACGATGAAGGAAAGATTCTCGAAGCTTCTGCTTGGGGAAGATATGTCTGGAAGCGGCAAAGGCGTTTGCACCGCAGTTACAATCTCAAACGCTATTACCAATCTTTATG CTACTGTTTTTGGACAGAATCTAAGATTAGAGCCACTGGAGATAGAGAAGAAGGCAATGTGGAAGAGAGAAATGAATTGCCTTCTCTCTGTATGTGACTATATTTTCGAGTTTATCCCAAAGTCACAGAACCTAAGCAATGGAGCCACTGTTGAG GTAATGGAGAGTAGACCAAGAGCAGATATCTACATTAATTTGCCTGCACTCAGAAAACTAGATTCCATGCTTATG gAAGCATTGAATAGTTTTCAAAAGACAGAGTTTTGGTATGCAGAAGAAGGAAGCTTGTCAATGAAGTCAACAACGCGTTCTGCAACTGGATCATTCAGGAAAGTGATTGTAcagaggaaagaagagaaatggtGGCTACCGATCCCTCTGGTTCCATCAGAAGGTTTGTCAGAGAAAGCAAGGAAACAACTTaagagcaagagagagagcACTAATCAAATCCATAAAGCTGCTATGGCAATCAATAGCAGCATCCTTGGTGAAATGGATATCCCAGCTTCTTACATGGCAAATCTTCCAAAG AGCGGAAAAGCGAGCACAGGAGACTCAATGTATCGACAGATGACGAGTTCAGGGAGGTTTTCACCAGAAAAGCTGCTAGATGGTCTCAAGATTGGATCAGAATATGAAGCCCTTCAGTTGGCAGATAGAGTAGAAGCTTCAATGTACACATGGAGACGCAAAGCTTGTCTCAACAATTCCAAGTCTTCGTGGAACATGGTGAAAGATGTAATGTCAAATACAGAGAGATCAGACAAGAACTATGCTTTGGCGGAGAGAGCAGAGTCTTTGCTTTTCTGTTTGAAACAACGGTACCCGGAGTTGTCTCAGACATCATTGGATATATGCAAGATCCATTACAACAAG GATGTTGGAAAAGCTGTGTTAGAAAGTTATTCTAGAGTTCTTGAAGGTTTAGCTTTTAACATAGTTGCTTGGATTGATGATGTTCTTTATGTAGACAAAACAgtgagaggagaagaggaaTTATAA
- the LOC104738625 gene encoding rop guanine nucleotide exchange factor 2 isoform X2, with protein MENYSNPEENDDVGSIDPNDQSASETPVYSTMSTDSFAYHRTCSETSGGFSDQIDETSSFCSDVSPSDWPVPVLTESKSTSSNFLSAFIETKKNQNEPEENLAVQEISGPELETMKERFSKLLLGEDMSGSGKGVCTAVTISNAITNLYATVFGQNLRLEPLEIEKKAMWKREMNCLLSVCDYIFEFIPKSQNLSNGATVEVMESRPRADIYINLPALRKLDSMLMEALNSFQKTEFWYAEEGSLSMKSTTRSATGSFRKVIVQRKEEKWWLPIPLVPSEGLSEKARKQLKSKRESTNQIHKAAMAINSSILGEMDIPASYMANLPKSGKASTGDSMYRQMTSSGRFSPVKLLDGLKIESEHEALQLADRVEASMYTWRRKACLHNSKSSWNMVKDLMSNTERSDKNYALAERAESLLFCLKQRYPELSQTSLDICKIHYNKDVGKAVLESYSRVLEGLAFNIVAWIDDVLYVDKTVRGEEEL; from the exons ATGGAGAATTATTCAAACCCTGAAGAAAACGACGATGTTGGATCCATCGATCCAAATGATCAATCAGCATCTGAAACTCCGGTTTACTCGACGATGAGCACAGATTCTTTTGCTTATCATCGAACATGTTCTGAAACCTCGGGAGGCTTTTCAGACCAAATTGATGAAACCAGCAGCTTCTGCAGTGATGTCTCTCCTAGTGATTGGCCTGTCCCTGTCCTTACCGAATCCAAGTCTACGAGCTCAAATTTTCTATCTGCCTTTATTGAAACGAAAAAGAATCAGAACGAGCCTGAGGAGAATCTTGCGGTCCAAGAAATTTCAGGGCCAG AATTGGAGACGATGAAGGAAAGATTCTCGAAGCTTCTGCTTGGGGAAGATATGTCTGGAAGCGGCAAAGGCGTTTGCACCGCAGTTACAATCTCAAACGCTATTACCAATCTTTATG CTACTGTTTTTGGACAGAATCTAAGATTAGAGCCACTGGAGATAGAGAAGAAGGCAATGTGGAAGAGAGAAATGAATTGCCTTCTCTCTGTATGTGACTATATTTTCGAGTTTATCCCAAAGTCACAGAACCTAAGCAATGGAGCCACTGTTGAG GTAATGGAGAGTAGACCAAGAGCAGATATCTACATTAATTTGCCTGCACTCAGAAAACTAGATTCCATGCTTATG gAAGCATTGAATAGTTTTCAAAAGACAGAGTTTTGGTATGCAGAAGAAGGAAGCTTGTCAATGAAGTCAACAACGCGTTCTGCAACTGGATCATTCAGGAAAGTGATTGTAcagaggaaagaagagaaatggtGGCTACCGATCCCTCTGGTTCCATCAGAAGGTTTGTCAGAGAAAGCAAGGAAACAACTTaagagcaagagagagagcACTAATCAAATCCATAAAGCTGCTATGGCAATCAATAGCAGCATCCTTGGTGAAATGGATATCCCAGCTTCTTACATGGCAAATCTTCCAAAG AGCGGAAAAGCGAGCACAGGAGATTCAATGTATCGACAGATGACGAGTTCAGGGAGGTTTTCACCAGTAAAGCTGCTAGATGGTCTCAAGATTGAATCAGAACATGAAGCTCTTCAGTTGGCAGATAGAGTAGAAGCTTCAATGTACACATGGAGACGCAAAGCTTGTCTCCACAATTCCAAGTCTTCGTGGAATATGGTGAAAGATCTAATGTCAAATACAGAGAGATCAGACAAGAACTATGCTTTGGCAGAGAGAGCAGAGTCTTTGCTTTTCTGTTTGAAACAACGGTACCCAGAGTTGTCTCAGACATCATTGGATATATGCAAGATCCATTACAACAAG GATGTTGGAAAAGCTGTGTTAGAGAGCTATTCAAGAGTTCTTGAAGGTTTAGCTTTTAACATAGTTGCTTGGATTGATGATGTTCTCTATGTAGACAAAACAgtgagaggagaagaggaaTTATAA
- the LOC104743074 gene encoding uncharacterized protein LOC104743074 yields the protein MSMESSHVEEKLCSKRQERDHHHLGWISGLLRRRKKRSAQEDERSISEGDSRLMIRHKAKILHLFLSDIMRKLKHAIRKEKPRHDHRRLLETKKSFQKSLSTKDHFFLERMTSISRQRSHHQEHYDNEKHLSEMVGNQSRIVLSLPEDSSPFSSPGRVWDKNSTVLSRSSTSDDFMNSETVAGSLHFLPFFRDTIRYYFYPMILCDSAADDSLTIKEIDSASPIEGDEIVDEMSKVEAHGGKNEGGILEETLSHPSVASSPSQPLFTEYEINPARGEAKIQEENRGMDDKEAVFKYVKEVLDAIDSNWEELYLITELSDQLLCPALISNIPLYPNKLCVDHDLLFDSINEVIFEFCRVPQWVSFVEPRTLALPASSVESIVSEVQEKVYCRLLPMQLPRLLDERVREDMDKPRSWLDTRWEVEWIGFEISELILNELVEEVMVDYLT from the exons ATGTCAATGGAAAGCAGCCATGTGGAAGAAAAGCTTTGCTCGAAAAGACAAGAGAGAGATCATCATCATTTAGGCTGGATATCTGGTCTTCtcaggaggaggaagaagaggtcaGCACAAGAAGATGAACGTAGCATATCTGAAGGCGATTCTCGTTTGATGATAAGACACAAAGCCAAGATTTTGCATTTGTTTCTCTCTGACATCATGAGGAAGCTGAAACATGCAATCAGAAAAGAGAAACCGCGGCACGACCACCGCAGATTGCTGGAAACGAAGAAAAGCTTTCAGAAGAGTTTGTCAACCAAAGATCATTTCTTTCTCGAGCGCATGACTTCGATATCTCGACAGAGATCTCATCATCAAGAACACTACGACAACGAGAAACATCTCTCTGAGATGGTAGGAAATCAAAGTAGGATCGTATTATCCCTTCCCGAGGATTCGTCTCCTTTCAGCAGCCCAGGAAGAGTATGGGACAAGAATTCAACCGTGCTATCGAGATCTTCTACTTCAGACGATTTCATGAACTCTGAAACAGTTGCAGGTAGTTTACATTTTCTCCCATTTTTTAGAGATACAATACGTTATTATTTTTATCCAATGATTCTTTGCGACTCTGCTGCAGATGATTCCTTAACTatcaaagagatagactctGCTTCACCGATAGAAGGAGATGAGATTGTTGATGAGATGTCAAAAGTTGAAGCTCATGGTGGAAAGAATGAGGGTGGAATCTTGGAAGAG ACACTGTCTCATCCCTCTGTGGCCTCATCACCATCCCAGCCGCTATTCACtgaatatgaaataaatccaGCAAGAG GTGAAGCAAAGATACAAGAAGAGAACCGTGGTATGGATGACAAAGAAGCAGTGTTTAAGTACGTAAAAGAGGTGTTGGATGCAATAGACTCAAATTGGGAAGAGCTGTATCTGATAACAGAACTCTCTGACCAGCTTCTTTGTCCGGCATTAATCAGCAACATACCATTATATCCAAACAAGCTTTGTGTAGACCATGACCTCCTCTTCGACAGCATCAACGAAGTTATCTTCGAATTCTGCAGGGTTCCTCAATGGGTTTCCTTTGTTGAACCCAGAACCCTAGCCTTGCCCGCCTCTAGCGTGGAAAGCATTGTTAGCGAGGTACAAGAAAAGGTTTATTGTCGTCTCTTGCCAATGCAACTCCCTCGGTTGTTGGACGAAAGAGTTAGAGAAGACATGGACAAACCCAGGAGCTGGTTAGACACCAGATGGGAGGTTGAGTGGATTGGCTTTGAGATTAGCGAGTTGATACTAAATGAACTAGTGGAAGAAGTCATGGTTGACTACTTGACTTGA
- the LOC104738624 gene encoding uncharacterized protein LOC104738624 — MSMESSHVEEKLCSKRQERDHHHLGWISGLLRRRKKRSAQEDERSISEGDSRLMIRHKAKILHLFLSDIMRKLKHAIRKEKPRHDHRRLLETKKSFQKSLSTKDHFFLERMTSISRQRSHHQEHYDNEKHLSEMVGNQSRIVLSLPEDSSPFSSPGRVWDKNSTVLSRSSTSDDFMNSETVADNSLTIKEIDSASPIEGDEIVDEMSKVEAHEGGILEETLLSHLSVSSSPSQPLFIEYEINPARSEAKIQQPPRNQLQEENRGMDDKEALFKYVKEVLDAIDSNWEELYLITDYSDQLLCPAIISNIPLYPNKLCVDHDLLFDSINEVLFEFCRFPQ; from the exons ATGTCAATGGAAAGCAGCCATGTGGAAGAAAAGCTTTGCTCGAAAAGACAAGAGAGAGATCATCATCATTTAGGCTGGATATCTGGTCTTCtcaggaggaggaagaagaggtcaGCACAAGAAGATGAACGTAGCATATCTGAAGGCGATTCTCGTTTGATGATAAGACACAAAGCCAAGATTTTGCATTTGTTTCTCTCTGACATCATGAGGAAGCTGAAACATGCAATCAGAAAAGAGAAACCGCGGCACGACCACCGCAGATTGCTGGAAACGAAGAAAAGCTTTCAGAAGAGTTTGTCAACCAAAGATCATTTCTTTCTCGAGCGCATGACTTCGATATCTCGACAGAGATCTCATCATCAAGAACACTACGACAACGAGAAACATCTCTCTGAGATGGTAGGAAATCAAAGTAGGATCGTATTATCCCTTCCCGAGGATTCGTCTCCTTTCAGCAGCCCAGGAAGAGTATGGGACAAGAATTCAACCGTGCTATCGAGATCTTCTACTTCAGACGATTTCATGAACTCTGAAACAGTTGCAG ATAATTCCTTAACTatcaaagagatagactctGCTTCACCGATAGAAGGAGATGAGATTGTTGATGAGATGTCAAAAGTTGAAGCTCATGAGGGTGGAATCTTGGAAGAG ACACTACTGTCTCATCTCTCTGTGTCCTCATCACCATCCCAGCCACTATTCATtgaatatgaaataaatccaGCAAGAA GTGAAGCAAAGATACAACAACCTCCGCGTAACCAATTGCAAGAAGAGAACCGTGGTATGGATGACAAAGAAGCATTGTTTAAGTACGTAAAAGAGGTGTTGGATGCAATAGACTCAAATTGGGAAGAGCTGTATCTGATAACAGATTACTCTGACCAGCTTCTTTGTCCGGCAATAATCAGCAACATACCATTATATCCAAACAAGCTTTGTGTAGACCATGACCTCCTCTTCGACAGCATCAACGAAGTTCTCTTCGAATTCTGCAGGTTTCCTCAATAG